From one Paramormyrops kingsleyae isolate MSU_618 chromosome 1, PKINGS_0.4, whole genome shotgun sequence genomic stretch:
- the LOC111837824 gene encoding coagulation factor XIII A chain-like isoform X2, translating to MPDTQNTEPNLYDEGRRNVPRAYSNAKENDLHEFIPFEMVPRGPAPPRQEFLQVTQVDMLWEKNMADHHTQVFSGPHLIIRRGQEFQVKITFNRAYDPDKDKFELEFRIGSSPNLSEKTIAVVSSFPRKRKLWQSHLLKNTGSTVLMGITPSASCIVGKYSMYVVVITSAGRFRDKDHSQEVYILFNPWAPHDTVFMPDDHEREEYVLNQVGMLYCGDSQNVLSRPWNYGQFEMGILDACVFIMDEAIIPLIYRGDPIKIMRRISAKLNSQDDDGVLVGNWSDDYTFGTAPTSWTGSVEILLSYASSGIPVCFAQCWVFAGVFNTILRCLGIPSRTVTGYKSAHDNNGNLKTNIIVDQSGRLNMDCTTDSIWSYHCWNEVYMARPDLPVGFGGWQVVDSTPQDNTDGFRRCGPAPVYAIKQGMICYPFDAPYMFSEVNSDVIVYQREQDNKLTKLFVDHDFVGEKVLTKQIGQDIWCDITNQYKYPAESSDKQEALRIAESYGCSRDQGDLSKADVKIKATLPDVEIGKDFKLSVELKNLGESLYNIDVSVSGNVIYYTGVLGPQFKFKNFPVKVDPSKTVTEHVAVKAEEYMSKLLDQCSLSFLVMAEIKETGQVVTTLQYMTLQAPKLELKMSGSHKLKEEMTVTMKFTNSLKFDLENITVKMEGPGVFRTKTKTYRLIARGSSISWTESFTPDQEGQKTLIACLNCALLRQVFGHVDFTIKP from the exons ATGCCTGACACCCAGAACACTGAGCCTAATCTGTACGACGAAGGGCGCAGAAACGTCCCCCGAGCTTATTCCAACGCCAAGGAAAACGACCTCCATGAGTTCATACCTTTTGAAATGGTGCCACGGGGTCCTGCTCCTCCTCGACAAG AATTCTTACAGGTGACCCAGGTTGACATGCTCTGGGAAAAGAACATGGCTGATCACCACACCCAAGTGTTTTCTGGGCCGCATCTCATCATACGTAGGGGCCAGGAATTCCAGgtgaaaattacatttaatcGAGCCTACGATCCTGACAAGGACAAGTTCGAACTGGAATTTCGCATTG GTTCCAGCCCAAATCTGAGTGAAAAAACGATTGCCGTAGTTTCTTCCTTCCCAAGAAAGAGAAAGCTGTGGCAGAGTCATTTGCTGAAAAACACTGGCAGTACTGTCCTGATGGGCATCACTCCATCTGCCTcttgcattgtgggaaaataTTCCATGTATGTGGTGGTCATCACATCTGCAGGCCGCTTCAGGGACAAGGACCATTCTCAAGAagtttacattttgtttaacCCTTGGGCTCCAC ATGACACTGTGTTCATGCCCGATGACCATGAGCGAGAAGAGTATGTCCTGAACCAAGTGGGCATGCTATATTGTGGGGACAGTCAAAATGTGTTGAGCAGACCCTGGAATTATGGGCAG TTTGAGATGGGGATTCTGGATGCTTGTGTCTTTATCATGGATGAGGCCATCATTCCGCTGATTTACAGAGGAGATCCAATCAAAATTATGCGACGGATATCTGCCAAG CTGAACTCACAGGATGATGACGGTGTCCTGGTGGGGAACTGGAGTGATGACTACACTTTTGGCACTGCACCCACATCCTGGACAGGCAGCGTGGAGATCCTGCTCTCTTATGCCAGCAGTGGGATTCCTGTGTGTTTTGCACAGTGCTGGGTGTTTGCTGGAGTCTTCAACACCA TTCTCCGGTGCCTGGGAATTCCATCACGGACTGTAACCGGCTACAAGTCTGCTCATGACAATAACGGCAACTTAAAGACAAACATCATTGTTGACCAGAGTGGGAGATTGAATATGGATTGCACTACGGATTCCATCTg GAGCTACCACTGCTGGAATGAGGTCTACATGGCCAGACCGGACCTCCCTGTGGGTTTTGGCGGCTGGCAGGTGGTTGACTCAACCCCCCAAGACAACACTGATG GCTTCCGCAGATGTGGTCCTGCACCTGTCTATGCCATAAAGCAAGGCATGATCTGCTATCCATTTGATGCGCCATACATGTTTTCAGAG GTGAACAGCGATGTCATAGTTTACCAACGAGAGCAAGACAACAAGCTGACAAAACTGTTTGTTGACCATGATTTTGTGGGAGAGAAGGTTCTGACCAAGCAGATTGGCCAGGACATCTGGTGTGACATCACTAACcagtacaaatatcctgcag AAAGCTCAGATAAGCAGGAGGCCTTGCGGATCGCGGAGAGTTACGGATGTTCTCGGGATCAGGGGGATTTATCGAAGGCGGATGTGAAGATAAAGGCCACGCTACCGGATGTGGAGATCGGCAAGGACTTCAAGCTGAGCGTTGAGTTGAAGAACTTGGGGGAATCCCTGTACAACATCGATGTTTCCGTCTCTGGCAACGTCATATACTACACGGGTGTCTTGGGTCCTCAGTTCAAGTTCAAGAATTTCCCGGTGAAGGTGGATCCTTCTAAAA CGGTAACTGAACATGTGGCTGTGAAGGCTGAAGAATACATGAGCAAGCTGCTGGATCAGTGCTCCCTGAGTTTCTTGGTCATGGCAGAAATCAAAGAAACAGGACAGGTTGTCACCACCCTGCAGTACATGACCCTGCAGGCCCCGAAACTTGAGCTTAAG ATGTCTGGCAGCCACAAGCTGAAAGAGGAGATGACAGTCACCATGAAATTTACCAACTCTCTGAAATTTGATCTGGAGAACATCACTGTTAAGATGGAAGGACCGGGGGTTTTTCGGACGAAAACTAAAACGTACAG ACTCATTGCCAGAGGTTCCTCCATCTCCTGGACCGAGTCCTTCACCCCAGATCAGGAGGGTCAGAAAACTCTGATCGCCTGTCTGAACTGTGCCTTGCTCCGACAGGTGTTTGGCCATGTGGATTTTACCATCaaaccttaa
- the LOC111837824 gene encoding coagulation factor XIII A chain-like isoform X1, with translation MNNSAKGIHLQTFSGHSVKERFSTMPDTQNTEPNLYDEGRRNVPRAYSNAKENDLHEFIPFEMVPRGPAPPRQEFLQVTQVDMLWEKNMADHHTQVFSGPHLIIRRGQEFQVKITFNRAYDPDKDKFELEFRIGSSPNLSEKTIAVVSSFPRKRKLWQSHLLKNTGSTVLMGITPSASCIVGKYSMYVVVITSAGRFRDKDHSQEVYILFNPWAPHDTVFMPDDHEREEYVLNQVGMLYCGDSQNVLSRPWNYGQFEMGILDACVFIMDEAIIPLIYRGDPIKIMRRISAKLNSQDDDGVLVGNWSDDYTFGTAPTSWTGSVEILLSYASSGIPVCFAQCWVFAGVFNTILRCLGIPSRTVTGYKSAHDNNGNLKTNIIVDQSGRLNMDCTTDSIWSYHCWNEVYMARPDLPVGFGGWQVVDSTPQDNTDGFRRCGPAPVYAIKQGMICYPFDAPYMFSEVNSDVIVYQREQDNKLTKLFVDHDFVGEKVLTKQIGQDIWCDITNQYKYPAESSDKQEALRIAESYGCSRDQGDLSKADVKIKATLPDVEIGKDFKLSVELKNLGESLYNIDVSVSGNVIYYTGVLGPQFKFKNFPVKVDPSKTVTEHVAVKAEEYMSKLLDQCSLSFLVMAEIKETGQVVTTLQYMTLQAPKLELKMSGSHKLKEEMTVTMKFTNSLKFDLENITVKMEGPGVFRTKTKTYRLIARGSSISWTESFTPDQEGQKTLIACLNCALLRQVFGHVDFTIKP, from the exons ATGAACAACTCTGCTAAAGGCATCCATCTACAG ACATTCTCTGGTCACTCGGTGAAGGAACGTTTCAGCACCATGCCTGACACCCAGAACACTGAGCCTAATCTGTACGACGAAGGGCGCAGAAACGTCCCCCGAGCTTATTCCAACGCCAAGGAAAACGACCTCCATGAGTTCATACCTTTTGAAATGGTGCCACGGGGTCCTGCTCCTCCTCGACAAG AATTCTTACAGGTGACCCAGGTTGACATGCTCTGGGAAAAGAACATGGCTGATCACCACACCCAAGTGTTTTCTGGGCCGCATCTCATCATACGTAGGGGCCAGGAATTCCAGgtgaaaattacatttaatcGAGCCTACGATCCTGACAAGGACAAGTTCGAACTGGAATTTCGCATTG GTTCCAGCCCAAATCTGAGTGAAAAAACGATTGCCGTAGTTTCTTCCTTCCCAAGAAAGAGAAAGCTGTGGCAGAGTCATTTGCTGAAAAACACTGGCAGTACTGTCCTGATGGGCATCACTCCATCTGCCTcttgcattgtgggaaaataTTCCATGTATGTGGTGGTCATCACATCTGCAGGCCGCTTCAGGGACAAGGACCATTCTCAAGAagtttacattttgtttaacCCTTGGGCTCCAC ATGACACTGTGTTCATGCCCGATGACCATGAGCGAGAAGAGTATGTCCTGAACCAAGTGGGCATGCTATATTGTGGGGACAGTCAAAATGTGTTGAGCAGACCCTGGAATTATGGGCAG TTTGAGATGGGGATTCTGGATGCTTGTGTCTTTATCATGGATGAGGCCATCATTCCGCTGATTTACAGAGGAGATCCAATCAAAATTATGCGACGGATATCTGCCAAG CTGAACTCACAGGATGATGACGGTGTCCTGGTGGGGAACTGGAGTGATGACTACACTTTTGGCACTGCACCCACATCCTGGACAGGCAGCGTGGAGATCCTGCTCTCTTATGCCAGCAGTGGGATTCCTGTGTGTTTTGCACAGTGCTGGGTGTTTGCTGGAGTCTTCAACACCA TTCTCCGGTGCCTGGGAATTCCATCACGGACTGTAACCGGCTACAAGTCTGCTCATGACAATAACGGCAACTTAAAGACAAACATCATTGTTGACCAGAGTGGGAGATTGAATATGGATTGCACTACGGATTCCATCTg GAGCTACCACTGCTGGAATGAGGTCTACATGGCCAGACCGGACCTCCCTGTGGGTTTTGGCGGCTGGCAGGTGGTTGACTCAACCCCCCAAGACAACACTGATG GCTTCCGCAGATGTGGTCCTGCACCTGTCTATGCCATAAAGCAAGGCATGATCTGCTATCCATTTGATGCGCCATACATGTTTTCAGAG GTGAACAGCGATGTCATAGTTTACCAACGAGAGCAAGACAACAAGCTGACAAAACTGTTTGTTGACCATGATTTTGTGGGAGAGAAGGTTCTGACCAAGCAGATTGGCCAGGACATCTGGTGTGACATCACTAACcagtacaaatatcctgcag AAAGCTCAGATAAGCAGGAGGCCTTGCGGATCGCGGAGAGTTACGGATGTTCTCGGGATCAGGGGGATTTATCGAAGGCGGATGTGAAGATAAAGGCCACGCTACCGGATGTGGAGATCGGCAAGGACTTCAAGCTGAGCGTTGAGTTGAAGAACTTGGGGGAATCCCTGTACAACATCGATGTTTCCGTCTCTGGCAACGTCATATACTACACGGGTGTCTTGGGTCCTCAGTTCAAGTTCAAGAATTTCCCGGTGAAGGTGGATCCTTCTAAAA CGGTAACTGAACATGTGGCTGTGAAGGCTGAAGAATACATGAGCAAGCTGCTGGATCAGTGCTCCCTGAGTTTCTTGGTCATGGCAGAAATCAAAGAAACAGGACAGGTTGTCACCACCCTGCAGTACATGACCCTGCAGGCCCCGAAACTTGAGCTTAAG ATGTCTGGCAGCCACAAGCTGAAAGAGGAGATGACAGTCACCATGAAATTTACCAACTCTCTGAAATTTGATCTGGAGAACATCACTGTTAAGATGGAAGGACCGGGGGTTTTTCGGACGAAAACTAAAACGTACAG ACTCATTGCCAGAGGTTCCTCCATCTCCTGGACCGAGTCCTTCACCCCAGATCAGGAGGGTCAGAAAACTCTGATCGCCTGTCTGAACTGTGCCTTGCTCCGACAGGTGTTTGGCCATGTGGATTTTACCATCaaaccttaa
- the LOC111837825 gene encoding coagulation factor XIII A chain-like, giving the protein MDRVQSSMHTRGRRNHRKACSNAEVDDVSSFQPSGNPRGPAPVDGYLQVTQIDMLMANNRAAHNTDLYSNPLLIVRRGQEFSVQISFNRAYNPGSDRFQLEFRIGGSPQIDQNTAIIVSPNPNENTSWQGRLLQNPSRSILMGITPAETCIVGKYRMYVVVITPAGLVRDKATSQELYVLFNPWAAADSVFMPNQNELGEYILNQTGIIYNGDSNTPIPRPWNFGQFESGILDACLLVMDDATLPLSNRGDPVIVSRQASARLNSPDRVHGVLVGNWSNDFSDGRAPTSWTGSVEILRSFAEKRQPVRYGQCWVFAGIFNTFLRCVGIPSRVITNFNSAHDHGGSITSHIYVHKNGDTDEIRTIDTIWNYHCWNEAYMARPDLPVGLGGWQAVDSTPQETSDGMYRCGPASIYAIKQGMIYYSYDTPFVYSEVDSEVIVTEEEPNGDDEVVNVDQTYVGILILTKGIGQDTWMDITDTYKYPSGSTEEQTAVATAENYGSARDRSALPKEDVEIKVLAENAVIGKDFKLNIQLRNLGRSLYNIDSVVSGNVIYYTGVLGPKINASAFSVKLEPLKTVVQYVEVKAKEYMSKLLDQGNLSFLVMAKIKETRQAISAQSVVTLQGPKLTIEVSGNLKVKQKMYFTVKFTNTLNYHLTNITVTMEGAVIFASKTKTYSHLASMSSFTWTESFTPTKEGQNKLIACLDCALLRQVHGWVDFTIKP; this is encoded by the exons GATATTTACAGGTGACGCAGATTGACATGCTGATGGCAAATAACAGGGCTGCACACAACACCGATCTATATTCCAACCCACTTCTCATCGTGCGCAGGGGCCAGGAGTTCTCTGTACAAATTTCATTTAATCGAGCCTACAATCCTGGATCAGACAGATTCCAGCTGGAATTTCGCATTG gtggtAGTCCTCAAATTGACCAAAATACAGCAATCATTGTGTCCCCCAACCCGAATGAGAATACATCGTGGCAGGGTAGGCTGTTGCAAAATCCCAGCAGGTCTATCTTGATGGGCATCACCCCAGCAGAAacatgcattgtgggaaaataCCGCATGTATGTGGTGGTCATCACTCCTGCAGGCCTTGTGAGGGACAAGGCCACATCCCAAGAGCTTTACGTTTTGTTCAATCCCTGGGCTGCCG CCGACTCTGTGTTCATGCCCAATCAGAATGAGCTAGGCGAGTACATTCTGAATCAAACAGGGATCATATACAATGGAGATAGTAACACCCCAATCCCCAGACCATGGAATTTTGGCCAG TTTGAGAGTGGCATTCTGGATGCTTGTCTCCTGGTCATGGATGATGCCACACTTCCCCTGAGTAACAGAGGCGATCCAGTCATCGTTTCCCGACAGGCATCTGCCAGG TTGAATTCCCCTGACAGAGTGCATGGGGTCCTGGTGGGAAACTGGAGCAACGATTTCTCTGATGGTCGCGCCCCCACCTCATGGACGGGCAGCGTCGAAATCCTGAGAAGCTTCGCCGAAAAGAGGCAACCTGTGCGTTACGGGCAGTGCTGGGTGTTTGCCGGAATCTTCAACACCT TTCTCCGGTGTGTAGGAATTCCATCACGGGTCATCACTAACTTCAATTCTGCCCACGACCACGGTGGAAGCATAACTTCGCATATATATGTTCACAAGAACGGGGACACTGATGAAATCCGTACTATAGACACCATTTG GAACTACCACTGCTGGAATGAAGCCTACATGGCCAGACCGGACCTCCCTGTGGGTTTAGGCGGCTGGCAGGCGGTTGACTCCACCCCCCAAGAGACCAGTGATG GCATGTACAGATGTGGTCCTGCCTCTATCTATGCCATCAAGCAAGGCATGATCTATTATTCATATGATACACCATTTGTGTATTCTGAG GTGGACAGTGAAGTCATAGTTACTGAGGAGGAGCCCAATGGAGATGACGAAGTAGTGAACGTGGATCAAACCTATGTTGGAATACTCATTCTGACCAAAGGGATTGGCCAGGATACCTGGATGGATATTACCGACACGTACAAATATCCTTCAG GAAGCACAGAAGAGCAGACGGCTGTCGCTACTGCAGAGAATTACGGCTCTGCCAGGGACCGATCAGCTTTACCCAAGGAGGATGTGGAGATAAAGGTCCTCGCAGAGAATGCAGTGATCGGCAAGGATTTCAAACTGAACATTCAGCTCAGGAACTTGGGTCGATCCCTGTACAACATTGATTCTGTCGTCTCTGGCAACGTCATTTACTACACTGGCGTCCTGGGGCCCAAAATAAATGCCAGTGCTTTCAGTGTGAAGTTGGAGCCTTTAAAAA CTGTAGTACAATATGTGGAAGTCAAGGCCAAAGAGTACATGAGCAAGCTTCTGGATCAGGGCAACCTGAGTTTCTTAGTCATGGCGAAAATCAAAGAAACGCGACAGGCCATCAGCGCCCAAAGTGTGGTGACCCTGCAAGGCCCCAAACTCACGATTGAG GTAAGTGGCAACCTGAAAGTCAAACAGAAGATGTATTTTACAGTGAAGTTCACCAACACTCTGAATTATCACCTGACAAACATCACTGTGACAATGGAAGGCGCAGTTATCTTTGcatccaaaacaaaaacatacag CCACCTTGCCTCAATGTCCTCCTTCACCTGGACTGAGTCCTTCACCCCAACTAAGGAGGGTCAGAACAAATTGATTGCCTGTCTGGATTGTGCCTTGCTGAGGCAGGTGCATGGCTGGGTGGATTTTACCATCAAACCTTAA